The genomic stretch AAGCAGAACTTTTTTCTAATGAAGGTGAACTTTTCCAGTTACAACAAGAATTAAAAAAAGCCAAACCAGAAGATAAAAAACTTTTAGGACAAAAAATTACATTGTTAAAAAAAGAGTATGAGGATTTCTTTACTAAAGCGGAAACTCGTATTAAAAATTTAGAAATTGAAGCAAAAATAGCTAGTGAAAAAGTAGATGTTGCTCGTCCATTTTTAAAACCAGGAAGCTTAAATCCGATCACTTTAATTGAAGAGCGTCTTAAAGATTGATTTTTTGCTCACGGTTATTACCAAGAAGAAGCAGGTGAAATAGTTAGTGATCTTTATAATTTTGAGCGTTTAAATATTCCAAGCGATCACCCCGCTCGTGCGATGCATGATTCACTTTATATTAATTCTGCAACTTTATTAAGAACTCACAATACCGGAATTACAGCCAAAGTACTTGAAGAAAATGCAAATCAAGCTATTTCGATTTTTGCAATTGGGAAAGTTTACCGTAATGATGAAGATGATGCAACTCACTCACATCAATTTACACAAGTTGATTTTGTATCAGTTGGGAAGCTTAGTTTTTCAAATTTAATTTGAACTTTAAAATCACTGCTTTCATATGTTTTAGAAGAAGAAGTGGAAGTTAGACTTCGTCCGAGTTATTTTCCTTTTACAGAACCTAGTGTTGAAGTTGATGTTTTCTACCATAATCGTTGAATTGAAATTTTAGGAGCAGGAATGCTTCATCCAAATGTTTTAAAACAAGCAGGTTATACAGATTTAAGCTTAAATGCTTTTGCAGCTGGACTTGGAATAGAAAGAATTACAATGATTAAATATGGTTTTACAGATATTCGTGATTTATACCGTAATGATCTAAGAATTATGGAGCAATTTAGCAATGAAAGATAGTTTTTTAAAAGTTTTACAAAGTGAAGGAACAAAACCATATTTTACTCAAATTTTAAGCTCATTACAAAAAGCACAAGATCAAAACGAAACTGTATTTCCTCACCAAATGGATATGTTTCGACCTTTTGAATATTTTCAATTAAATGAAACTAAAGTTGTAATTTTAGGTCAAGATCCATATCATCAAATTGATCAAGCTGATGGTCTTGCATTTAGTGCTCGCTATCAAGATTTAAATAAAACACCTAAATCATTGGTTAACCTTTTTAAAAATCTCAAAAGAGATTATCCAAAAACTAAAATTGAAACAAATGATTTGACTAACTGAGCAAAGCAAGGTGTACTTTTAATGAATACAGTTTGAACAGTTTCCCAAAACAAAGCTCATTCACATGAAGCTTTTGGATGACAAAATTTCACTTTAAAAGTTTTGGAAGAAATTCTTACAAACAATCCAAAAGTGATAGTTGTTGCTCTTGGAAAACCTGCTCAAAAGTTAGTGAAAAAATTACCAATTCAACCACATTATTTAATTAACCTTAGTCATCCTAGTCCATTAAGTGCTCATCTCAGTTTTAATCAATTTCCACTATTTAAAACAATTAATAAATATCTTAAAAAAGAAAATTTAAATCCTATTGATTGAAATTTAATCAAGGAAACTAAGAAAGGAGTTTAAGATGATTCTTTCATTAAATCACTTAAATAAATTTTTACCAAACAAAAAATTAACCCCACAAGAGGTTGAGGTTGCATTAAATGAAATTGGTCTTGAAGTCGAAGAAATTAAACCTTTTTCAGATGTTCAAGGTTTACTTTTTGGAAAAGTTTTAGATGTTTATCCAAACCCTAATTCTGATCGTTTAGATATTGTTAAATTAGAAACAAAAGATGGAATTTTTCAAATTCAAACCAACAATAGAATTTTAAAACCAGGAAATTTAACTATTTGTTTTCCAATTGGTGCTAAAAAAGGGACAACAACTTTTGGTGAAGTTGTTTTAAAAGGTGAAAAATCACAAGGAATGATGGCTGCTTTTAGTGAGATTGGATACAACTGAGAGCTTTTAGAAGAAGCTAATCAACTTTTAATCTTGCCAAATGATTTCGCAAGTATTCATGATGATCCTATTACAAAATTAGGACTTGATGATTTTTTAATTGAAATTTCAGTAACAGCTAATCGAAATGATGCAAATTCATATTATGTTTTAGCTCGTGAACTAGCAAGTTATTTTGAAACAGAATTTGTATTTGATTTAAAACAAATTCCTGATAGCTTTCAAACTAAGTTAACTTCTAATCCGAATTTGGCTAGTTTATTAAGTTTTACAGAAGTTAAGGGACATAAAGAAACAAGTTTTGAAGATAAACTTTTACTTGCTAAACATGGAATTTCATCTAAATTTAGTTGAGCAGTTAATTTAACAAACCTTTGTTTAATTAACATTGGTGTTCCTGCTCATGTTTACGATCGCTCAAAAATAGGTGATAATTTAACAACAAAACTTTATAGCGGAAAATTAACTATATTAGGTAATAAAGAAGTTGAAGTAAAAGATGCACTAGCAATTTACGACGAAAATGGTCCTATTTCATTAGTATCTGTAATGGGATTAGAAAAACATAAAGCAGATTTAGCAACAACTGATTTTGTTTTTGAAATTGGTTTATTTAACCCAAAAATGATTCGTCATAATTCAAAAGAAATTAAATTAATTTCTAACGCAGCAACTCAAGGTTCACGGAGAATTTCATTTGAACTTGCCAATTTAGCTACCGATTATATTCGAAGTTACTGTCAAGGCTTAGAAGTTTCAAATACAGTTCAAAGAGCAAATAAAGACCAACTTGCTAAGAAAAAAATTCAGTTTAATGAGCAAGCTTTAAAACAATATTCTAATATTGATGATTTAAGTGTTTTTGATAAAGCTAAAAGCCAACTTGCTAAATTAGGTTATGAATTTATTGAAGATTATATTTTAGTACCTAATTATCGTTATGATGTAAATATTTTTGAAGATATTATTGAAGAACTTTTCCGTTTTTATTCTTATAAAAACTTTAAACCAGAACCAATTGAAAATATTACTTTAGCAACTCAAAAACGTGATATTTCAAAATTTGTGATTTCTAAATTAGGATATAACGAAGCTCGCACTTTTACCCTAGTTTCTACTAGCGAAAATTGACTAAATCCTTTTAACTTTGAAAAGAGCGTGAAATTACTGACTTTTGTTTCGAAAGAAAGAGAAGAAATTCGTAATTCAATAGTAACTTCATTACAAAAAATTGTTGAATATAATCAAAAAAGAAAACTCAACAATATTAATTTCTTTGAAAAAGGAATGATTAATGATAACAAAATTGTTTATGGATTTGCTTCAACTACAAAAACTTTCGATCAACTTAAACAAGATTTAATTAACTTAACCGGTTTAACTAATTTAGAGTTTTCTCCTTTCAAAGATAATGAGTATATTCATCCTAATGCTTCGGCTAAAATTCACTATAACAATAAAATGGTTGGATGACTTGGTAAAATACATCCTGCTTATGATAATACTAATGCATTTTACTTAGAATTTGAGGCAGAACTAATCAACCAAAAGACAGCTGCTAAATTTGAACAAATTAACTATAATCCATTAAAAACAATTGATTTAACTTTTGAATTAAGTTATCAAGAAAGTATTAAACAAGTTCTTGACAAAATTAAGGCGGTAGCTCATGTTTTTGATATTCAAGAAATTGAT from Mycoplasmopsis gallopavonis encodes the following:
- the pheS gene encoding phenylalanine--tRNA ligase subunit alpha codes for the protein MKFNLNQINSLEDLKKIKAELFSNEGELFQLQQELKKAKPEDKKLLGQKITLLKKEYEDFFTKAETRIKNLEIEAKIASEKVDVARPFLKPGSLNPITLIEERLKDWFFAHGYYQEEAGEIVSDLYNFERLNIPSDHPARAMHDSLYINSATLLRTHNTGITAKVLEENANQAISIFAIGKVYRNDEDDATHSHQFTQVDFVSVGKLSFSNLIWTLKSLLSYVLEEEVEVRLRPSYFPFTEPSVEVDVFYHNRWIEILGAGMLHPNVLKQAGYTDLSLNAFAAGLGIERITMIKYGFTDIRDLYRNDLRIMEQFSNER
- a CDS encoding uracil-DNA glycosylase, with amino-acid sequence MKDSFLKVLQSEGTKPYFTQILSSLQKAQDQNETVFPHQMDMFRPFEYFQLNETKVVILGQDPYHQIDQADGLAFSARYQDLNKTPKSLVNLFKNLKRDYPKTKIETNDLTNWAKQGVLLMNTVWTVSQNKAHSHEAFGWQNFTLKVLEEILTNNPKVIVVALGKPAQKLVKKLPIQPHYLINLSHPSPLSAHLSFNQFPLFKTINKYLKKENLNPIDWNLIKETKKGV
- a CDS encoding phenylalanine--tRNA ligase subunit beta, whose protein sequence is MILSLNHLNKFLPNKKLTPQEVEVALNEIGLEVEEIKPFSDVQGLLFGKVLDVYPNPNSDRLDIVKLETKDGIFQIQTNNRILKPGNLTICFPIGAKKGTTTFGEVVLKGEKSQGMMAAFSEIGYNWELLEEANQLLILPNDFASIHDDPITKLGLDDFLIEISVTANRNDANSYYVLARELASYFETEFVFDLKQIPDSFQTKLTSNPNLASLLSFTEVKGHKETSFEDKLLLAKHGISSKFSWAVNLTNLCLINIGVPAHVYDRSKIGDNLTTKLYSGKLTILGNKEVEVKDALAIYDENGPISLVSVMGLEKHKADLATTDFVFEIGLFNPKMIRHNSKEIKLISNAATQGSRRISFELANLATDYIRSYCQGLEVSNTVQRANKDQLAKKKIQFNEQALKQYSNIDDLSVFDKAKSQLAKLGYEFIEDYILVPNYRYDVNIFEDIIEELFRFYSYKNFKPEPIENITLATQKRDISKFVISKLGYNEARTFTLVSTSENWLNPFNFEKSVKLLTFVSKEREEIRNSIVTSLQKIVEYNQKRKLNNINFFEKGMINDNKIVYGFASTTKTFDQLKQDLINLTGLTNLEFSPFKDNEYIHPNASAKIHYNNKMVGWLGKIHPAYDNTNAFYLEFEAELINQKTAAKFEQINYNPLKTIDLTFELSYQESIKQVLDKIKAVAHVFDIQEIDDYQKEETHNLTLRITADDYNIQLLIDKFNE